One genomic region from Yamadazyma tenuis chromosome 4, complete sequence encodes:
- the ARG83 gene encoding Putative transcription factor (EggNog:ENOG503NW1J; COG:S), producing MPGRRTFNGCWTCRSRKVKCDGQRESCARCEKAGLTCKGYDIKLSYYQSLTVSRDGQLIDSTKTPSGKPEKHTRRKMSLVQYPPESQYQTFAALNGSIDRLDTAVASGAPSYDIGPFRVYASTVQLPMASLPRVQTAPAKRRPSEPVHSQQSSVYRLQDLLNGEAGREELGGREPPLESDSYDANDAAEAPVYGAAELVAPSLMPLARLSIHAIKGPDYHINDQNIHHITYPTFFPNIDSDDWVPGVSEMEKLVRRGTGLTLAPLYVELLREFSSISAIFLKVKFAATENHPDFWTLYVKPLVDSVVLSEIASRDAEITDVSVDEVGSAGDKTRRWTRHLQQAIHGLVLSVAAFRHSTAAKFRIRHNTDIPGDIALSICLRKRALNMLNFHLDEYDDIHEAIPPFCHLKYDTQLLLAIVLQLEIDTYYNVFENLELLFSIGELVAQGPLKKCGNDVSICLVTMFEVMTTMYKSTQRINVYNYQMSESDMDRYDDLHDSYDLVRALGASRASTEPEPDDHDEPAIVGPTSSTQPLVDHTDYNDYTADVGVDPLATTLTPAQAVYAAYGVPQSLCVLLDHIVTLANHKRVFYSEKRYPRNFPKICSEFEEKLERWHVQWDLRNSTGKFKSRAHQAVWWYIQAVHAAIKIYFRRLIKSQASAAHVTEISRAVQEMQQDGAIRLRLPFWVGLMCANETNYETSKAVIAACFGEDLTYWRAQQVIIEMDKRRAHDPIIWMELVREWDIALFLGLNGRILKVNLANGTNSPTASLPPVQQFHARSNSHPIMPPLNSPYTPPSPARTVPAGLDQDIKTYYAKFHPPFPILPFNETYILQVVESYAVNVKQDDPVISLFAQAIHQLINYQFVSINDTINLVYKISSIYPFSNFGIQLHDNVLVLFFSSLILVNYSVLLSGNIYSLSLSMTLSVFNDFKILENFNDLVATTSINSFDPGAVDNIKLYLPKLYLCLVVMDQFYALSFGIKTLVPPQNYGPLVSNLSLLIPADVSNRPLFQSVDLMADLLENRDKIIFKTGKDFKLSSDIWGRFNEAFNFNYHSNYHTLFLKLVKSKYESINFLIEIATLFRSDSFVSSSSSNEECQEVLNDHILKLVRLIKTLTTNLTSITDFINKSINKFELVQPVLNISINQIFKLIKLCKLVIDSLVQSVSGDLYHRIYKINSDLLSCFNNLNVILSLNMNVLSTSSLNLIKNKVSGFAMNFNFPTLAPNSSNNLMGWKYDLFSSILPFVEREDVDGWL from the exons ATGCCAGGTCGAAGAACGTTCAATGGATGCTGGACGTGCCGGTCGCGCAAAGTCAAGTGTGACGGACAACGAGAATCATGTGCTCGTTGCGAGAAAGCTGGATTGACCTGTAAGGGCTATGATATCAAGCTTTCATACTACCAGTCGCTTACGGTTTCCAGAGACGGTCAGCTCATAGATAGCACCAAAACACCATCTGGAAAACCCGAAAAACATACGAGACGGAAGATGCTGTTGGTTCAGTATCCGCCCGAGCTGCAGTACCAAACGTTTGCCGCCTTGAACGGCAGTATAGATCGTCTTGACACTGCCGTGGCATCTGGTGCACCTTCATATGACATAGGGCCATTTCGCGTATACGCTTCCACGGTTCAATTGCCTATGGCTCTGCTACCGCGGGTGCAAACGGCACCGGCAAAACGCCGCCCCCTGGAGCCAGTACATTCCCAGCAGCTGTCGGTGTACCGACTCCAGGACCTTTTGAATGGAGAAGCTGGTagagaagaacttggaggACGCGAGCCTCCGCTAGAGTCGGACTCCTACGATGCCAACGACGCGGCCGAAGCACCCGTGTACGGGGCGGCCGAGCTTGTGGCACCACTGCTCATGCCGCTCGCACGGCTCTCGATCCATGCCATCAAAGGCCCCGACTATCACATTAACGACCAGAATATTCACCATATTACATACCCGACGTTTTTCCCCAACATCGATTCCGACGACTGGGTGCCTGGGGTGCTGGAGATGGAAAAGCTTGTACGGCGTGGCACCGGCCTCACGCTAGCACCGCTCTACGTCGAGCTTCTTCGGGAGTTCTCAAGTATCAGTGCGATCTTCCTAAAGGTaaaatttgcagccactgAAAACCACCCAGATTTTTGGACACTCTATGTCAAGCCGCTTGTGGATAGTGTAGTACTATCGGAAATTGCCTCCAGGGATGCGGAAATCACGGATGTGTCTGTGGACGAAGTGGGGCTGGCCGGCGATAAAACTAGACGGTGGACTCGGCACCTCCAGCAGGCGATCCATGGTTTGGTGCTCAGCGTGGCGGCGTTCCGCCACAGCACAGCCGCCAAGTTTCGGATCAGACACAACACCGATATTCCTGGAGATATAGCTCTTTCCATCTGTCTACGGAAACGTGCACTCAACATGCTCAACTTCCACTTGGATGAGTACGACGACATCCATGAAGCAATCCCCCCTTTCTGCCATCTCAAGTACGATACCCAGTTGCTCTTGGCGATCGTTTTGCAGCTTGAAATCGACACTTACTATAACGTATTTGAGaaccttgaacttctcTTTAGTATTGGAGAACTTGTGGCACAAGGCCCGTTGAAGAAGTGCGGCAACGATGTGTCTATATGCCTTGTCACCATGTTCGAGGTGATGACAACGATGTACAAGCTGACGCAACGGATAAATGTGTATAACTATCAGATGAGTGAGAGCGACATGGACCGGTACGATGACTTGCACGACTCGTACGACTTGGTGCGGGCGCTAGGGGCCAGCCGTGCAAGCACCGAACCAGAGCCGGATGACCACGATGAGCCAGCAATTGTGGGACCAACATCGTCTACACAGCCGCTCGTGGACCATACTGACTACAACGACTATACGGCCGACGTGGGTGTTGACCCGCTTGCCACGACCCTTACACCGGCCCAGGCGGTCTACGCGGCGTACGGAGTCCCCCAGTCTCTTTGTGTGCTTCTCGATCATATTGTCACTCTTGCCAACCACAAGCGAGTGTTCTACAGCGAGAAACGGTACCCCCGAAACTTTCCTAAAATTTGCAGcgagtttgaagaaaaactcGAGAGATGGCACGTCCAGTGGGACCTCCGCAACAGCACCGGGAAGTTCAAAAGCCGAGCTCATCAGGCCGTATGGTGGTATATTCAAGCGGTGCACGCAGCCATCAAAATCTATTTTCGGCGGCTCATCAAGTCGCAAGCGAGCGCCGCACACGTGACGGAGATCCTGCGAGCGGTCCAGGAGATGCAACAGGACGGGGCTATCAGACTCCGACTTCCATTCTGGGTGGGGCTTATGTGTGCCAACGAGACCAACTATGAAACCTCTAAGGCAGTAATTGCCGCTtgttttggagaagatctTACCTATTGGCGGGCCCAGCAGGTGATCATCGAGATGGACAAGCGGCGTGCGCACGACCCAATCATCTGGATGGAGTTAGTGCGCGAGTGGGACATTGCATTATTTTTAGG CTTAAACGGTCGTATCCTCAAggtcaacttggccaatggcACCAATTCGCCCACCGCGTCGCTCCCACCCGTCCAACAGTTCCATGCCCGTTCTAATTCTCACCCCATTATGCCTCCATTGAATTCACCCTACACACCACCGCTGCCGGCCCGCACTGTCCCCGCAGGGCTTGACCAAGATATCAAGACCTACTACGCCAAATTCCATCCCCCATTCCCTATTTTACCATTTAACGAGACCTATATACTTCAGGTGGTCGAGTCTTATGCTGTGAACGTCAAACAAGACGACCCCGTAATCAGTCTTTTCGCCCAGGCCattcatcaactcatcaatTATCAGTTTGTGTCCATCAATGATACAATCAACCTTGTGTAtaagatatcatcaatttACCCGTTCAGCAATTTTGGCATTCAACTCCATGACAATGTGCTTGTGTTATTCTTCTCCCTGCTTATTTTGGTGAATTACCTGGTGCTCCTTTCGGGGAATATCTATTCTCTTAGTTTGCTGATGACCCTCTCGGTgttcaacgacttcaagATCCTTGAGAatttcaacgacttggtggccaccacctccaTTAATTCTTTTGATCCTGGGGCAGTCGATAATATCAAACTTTACTTGCCAAAGTTGTATTTGTGTCTCGTGGTAATGGACCAATTCTATGCCCTCAGCTTTGGAATCAAAACCCTTGTACCTCCACAGAATTACGGTCCATTAGTGTCTAACCTTTCGCTTTTGATTCCGGCCGATGTCTCCAATCGACCACTCTTTCAGCTGGTGGACCTCATGGCGGACTTACTTGAGAACCGTGataaaatcatcttcaagaccGGTAAAGACTTTAAGTTATCTTCGGATATTTGGGGTCGTTTTAACGAAGCTTTCAACTTTAACTACCATCTGAATTACCATAcgttgtttttgaaactCGTTAAATCAAAATATGAACTGATAAATTTCCTTATTGAGATCGCAACCCTTTTCAGGTCAGATTCGTTCGtttcaagctcatcttcaaacGAAGAATGTCAAGAGGTTTTGAATGATCACATTCTTAAACTTGTGCGGTTAATTAAAACATTGACCACCAATTTGACCTCTATCACcgatttcatcaataaaaGCATTAACAAATTTGAGTTGGTCCAACCGGTCTTGAACATCTCCATTAATcaaattttcaagttgattaaGTTGTGCAAATTGGTTATTGATTCTTTGGTTCAACTGGTCCTGGGAGATCTTTACCATCGAATCTATAAGATCAATAGCGATTTACTCAGctgtttcaacaacttaaATGTCATCTTGAGCCTAAACATGAACGTGCTCTCCACCAGTTCGCTTAATTTGATTAAGAACAAGGTGTCAGGCTTCGCtatgaacttcaactttccAACTTTAGCACCTAATAGTTCCAATAACTTGATGGGCTGGAAATATGATCttttttcatcaattttaCCATTTGTTGAACGTGAAGACGTTGACGGATGGCTCTAA
- a CDS encoding uncharacterized protein (COG:T; EggNog:ENOG503NUA6), producing the protein MDSKNTDIHPVATISSNIDRMQPEAHQVDLQAVASHPISIGEVGTQLSSDQKFIILRRLGLEGLESLEDLPLSATFMIEKVEQLSEDEAVEILTEALETYDQDSNFPSDVYELIETLVSKAPTSKTAEKLDALFTKGHSVVEETAFSDSDSSLEANKVDLVHVFDLSFQLKLEASLIAYHSPYPEVRAVCESYDDPTLYCETPRVYLLGLIWTAIGSFINTFFHNRQPAIVLSASVVQIFLYPSGILLAAIVPKWKFKIWRYTFDLNPGPWNYKEQMLATIFYSVSGGTPYVVDNINVQKMEMFYNNQWANFGYQILLMLSTNFLGFGFAGIMRRFAVYPTKSIWPTVLPTCALNAALCRPEKKENINGWTISRYYFFLAAFSFSFVYYWLPEYLMQFLSTFNWITWIKPTNQTLAEITGSVGGLGFNPFPTFDWNILDYNAALTWPFYAQVNNYSGSVLAFFCICGVYYSNHLWTGYIPINSNGLFTNKGVSYDVKQIVNSNSLFDKEKYEEIGPPYYSAANLVLYGAFDALYPFAILYECILNHKQMWHSLKGLAGVLKNFRKSTYDGFHDPHTQMMRQYKEVPEWVFTCVLVISLVLAIICVEVYPAETPVWGIFFALAINFVFLIPLTAIYSTTGFQFGLNVLVELIIGYALPGNALALNFIKAFGFNINGQAQNYISDQKMAHYIKIPPRALFRCQVLSVILCSFVSLAVVNFQLNHIENYCSPSQAQRFTCPNSRTFYSASVLWGVIGPKKVFGGLYPILQWCFLIGALLPFPCLAFKKWGPRTVRKYFQPTLIIGGFMNFAPYNLSYFTSGVYLSFAFMYYIKKHYLSWWEKYTYILTAGLSAGVAFSSIIIFFAVQYHDKSISWWGNNVMYAGYDELITSVGRLNATVSAPDGYFGLRKGHYP; encoded by the coding sequence ATGGACCTGAAAAATACCGACATTCACCCAGTTGCGACCATATCAAGCAACATCGACAGAATGCAGCCGGAAGCTCATCAGGTTGATTTGCAGGCAGTAGCTTCTCATCCAATATCAATTGGTGAAGTAGGTACTCAACTAAGCTCAGACCAAAAGTTTATtattttgagaagattggGCTTAGAAGGATTGGAgtctttggaagacttgCCGCTATCGGCTACTTTTATgattgaaaaagttgaacagCTTTCGGAAGATGAAGCAGTGGAAATCTTAACAGAAGCTCTTGAAACGTACGACCAAGACTCGAACTTTCCTTCCGATGTATatgagttgattgaaaccCTTGTTAGTAAGGCTCCAACTAGTAAAACTGCTGAAAAGTTAGATGCTTTATTTACTAAAGGTCATAGTGTTGTTGAGGAGACTGCTTTCAGTGACTCTGACAGTTCGTTGGAGGCCAATAAGGTGGACTTGGTTCATGTATTTGACTTGTCATTCCAACTCAAGTTAGAAGCCTCTTTGATTGCTTACCACTCACCTTATCCTGAAGTCAGGGCCGTCTGTGAAAGTTATGATGACCCTACCTTATACTGTGAAACCCCAAGGGTTTACTTATTGGGACTTATTTGGACAGCCATTGGGTCgttcatcaacacattTTTCCACAACAGACAACCTGCTATCGTATTGAGTGCTTCCGTTGTGCAAATCTTCCTCTACCCAAGCGGAATATTGTTAGCAGCCATTGTGCCCAAATGGAAattcaagatttggagATATACTTTTGACTTGAATCCCGGTCCTTGGAACTATAAGGAACAAATGCTTGCCACTATCTTTTATTCTGTATCTGGAGGCACTCCTTACGTAGTTGATAACATCAATGTCCAGAAGATGGAAATGTTCTACAACAATCAGTGGGCTAACTTTGGATACCAAATCTTATTAATgctttccaccaattttTTGGGTTTTGGTTTTGCTGGGATCATGAGACGATTTGCCGTGTATCCCACCAAGAGTATCTGGCCCACTGTGTTGCCCACTTGTGCTTTAAACGCTGCCCTTTGTCGTCCCGAAAAAAAGGAAAATATCAACGGCTGGACCATTTCAAGATACTACTTTTTTTTGGCAGCATTTTCTTTCCTGTTTGTGTATTATTGGCTTCCAGAATACCTCATGCAGTTTTTATCTACGTTCAACTGGATTACATGGATTAAACCAACCAATCAAACGCTTGCAGAAATAACTGGCTCTGTGGGAGGATTAGGATTTAACCCATTTCCTACCTTTGACTGGAATATTCTTGATTACAACGCTGCCTTAACCTGGCCCTTCTATGCTCAAGTCAATAACTACTCTGGAAGTGTTTTGGCATTTTTCTGTATTTGTGGAGTGTACTATAGTAACCATTTGTGGACGGGGTACATAcccatcaactccaatggACTCTTCACTAACAAAGGGGTTTCTTACGATGTTAAACAGATTGTCAACTCCAACAGTCTCTTCGATAAGGAGAAGTACGAGGAAATTGGACCTCCATACTATAGTGCCGCCAACCTTGTACTCTACGGTGCTTTTGATGCCCTTTATCCATTTGCCATCCTCTATGAGTGTATTCTCAACCACAAGCAAATGTGGCACTCCCTTAAGGGTTTGGCAGGGGTTCTTAAGAACTTCCGTAAGTCTACCTATGATGGTTTCCATGATCCTCACACCCAGATGATGAGGCAATATAAGGAAGTACCTGAATGGGTGTTCACATGTGTGTTGGTAATCTCCCTAGTATTGGCCATTATCTGTGTGGAAGTATACCCAGCCGAAACCCCTGTCTGGGGTATTTTCTTTGCCCTCGCTATCAACTTTGTGTTCTTGATTCCCCTTACGGCCATCTACTCCACCACTGGTTTCCAGTTTGGTCTCAATGTGTTGGTCGAATTAATTATTGGATATGCCCTTCCCGGTAATGCTTTGGCACTTAACTTCATCAAGGCCTTCGGGTTCAACATCAATGGCCAAGCTCAGAACTACATTAGTGACCAGAAGATGGCCCATTATATTAAGATTCCTCCCAGGGCCTTGTTCAGATGCCAGGTTCTTTCGGTGATATTGTGTTCATTTGTGTCGTTGGCAGTGGTTAACTTCCAACTCAATCACATTGAGAACTACTGTAGCCCTTCCCAAGCCCAAAGATTCACCTGTCCCAACTCCAGAACCTTTTACAGTGCATCGGTGTTATGGGGAGTGATTGGACCTAAGAAGGTATTTGGAGGACTTTACCCGATTTTACAATGGTGCTTTTTGATTGGGGCTTTGTTACCATTTCCATGTCTTGCTTTCAAGAAATGGGGTCCCAGGACCGTCAGAAAGTACTTTCAACCAACTCTTATCATTGGAGGTTTCATGAACTTTGCTCCATACAATTTGAGTTACTTTACCAGTGGAGTGTACCTCTCCTTTGCCTTCATGTACTATATCAAAAAGCATTACCTTTCATGGTGGGAAAAGTACACCTATATTCTTACTGCCGGTTTGAGTGCTGGCGTGGCGTTTTCATCAATTATCATCTTTTTTGCGGTGCAATATCATGATAAATCGATCAGCTGGTGGGGGAACAATGTTATGTACGCAGGATATGATGAACTCATCACCTCTGTTGGCCGGTTAAATGCCACAGTTTCGGCTCCAGATGGATACTTTGGTCTCAGAAAGGGTCATTACCCATAG